From the genome of Papaver somniferum cultivar HN1 chromosome 2, ASM357369v1, whole genome shotgun sequence, one region includes:
- the LOC113348841 gene encoding clathrin light chain 1-like gives MASFQNTFSSNEGEGEEIRVSSNSPFDDVDDGYIGYDSRLPSQRFDSNFDVNEVDEEEEIKENPSDLSSIPPPQEGLLNDDDFTVHHVSNVVVDEDNGTPSTETYGFSSTVVDEPNDDTKNSEYSPSLFSEVPESNGHEKMYDNVGVFVSDDGPLLPPPTEMEPEEGVVLREWRRQNAIELEDKEKREKEMRNQILDEAEVYKKAFYEKRELNCATNKVNIREKEKLFLANQENFNKNADKQYWKSISELIPHEVASLEKKKGKKDSEKKPSVVIVQGPKPGKPTDLSRMRQILIKLKHETPPHLIPSPLKPTYGKKDGTPAAAGEKPVCAPEGSSKQEVSVLVEDKLGPMPDPVAAS, from the exons ATGGCGTCGTTCCAGAATACATTCAGCAGCAATGAAGGAGAaggtgaagaaattagggtttcatcaaaCAGTCCTttcgatgatgttgatgatggctACATAGGTTATGACTCTCGTCTTCCTTCTCAACGTTTTGACTCTAATTTTGATGTTAACGAagtagacgaagaagaagaaattaaagaaaATCCTAGCGATTTATCTTCTATTCCTCCTCCTCAGGAAGGTTTGCTCAACGATGATGATTTCACCGTTCATCATGTATCTAATGTTGTAGTAGATGAAGATAATGGTACTCCATCTACAGAAACTTATGGTTTTAGTTCAACTGTTGTTGATGAACCTAACGACGACACTAAAAATTCTGAATATTCACCTTCTTTGTTCTCGGAGGTTCCTGAATCGAACGGTCATGAGAAGATGTATGATAATGTTGGTGTTTTTGTTTCTGATGATggtcctcttcttcctcctcctactGAAATGGAACCTGAGGAAggagttgttcttcgagaatggCGTCG CCAAAACGCAATTGAGCTCGAAGACAAAGAGAAAAGAGAGAAGGAAATGCGAAACCAGATTCTCGATGAAGCTGAAGTGTACAAAAAAGCCTTTTATGAGAAAAGGGAACTTAACTGTGCAACTAACAAAGTTAATATCAGAGAAAAGGAGAAG CTATTCTTGGCTAATCAAGAGAATTTTAACAAAAACGCGGACAAGCAGTATTGGAAATCGATTTCAGAGCTCATTCCTCATGAAGTTGCCAGTCTGgaaaagaagaaaggaaagaaagatTCAGAAAAGAAGCCATCAGTTGTGATTGTTCAGGGCCCAAAGCCTGGGAAGCCTACTGATCTTTCCAGGATGAGGCAGATACTCATTAAGCTGAAGCACGAAACCCCACCTCACTTGATTCCATCACCACTTAAACCCACATATGGAAAGAAAGATGGCACCCCGGCTGCTGCTGGAGAAAAACCTGTTTGTGCACCAGAGGGATCGTCAAAACAAGAGGTATCTGTGTTAGTTGAGGACAAGCTGGGTCCCATGCCAGATCCCGTTGCTGCTTCATGA